One Synergistes jonesii DNA window includes the following coding sequences:
- the thyX gene encoding FAD-dependent thymidylate synthase → MSLFIKLIAATPDADRVVAAAAKLCYSASGAAEIFDGLDSAKISSFLSKLREAGHFSPFEHASFTFAIEGVSRVATHQLVRHRVASYSQQSQRYVGMKGNGCVVPPSVSADAEALKVFVEQAEAAGLAYEKLLSLGIPKEDARFILPHGGETRIVVTMNARELHHFFALRLCRRAQWEIQEMARGMLREARAAAPVIFGTAGPACVAGACGEAHPCGKPYSGMEELLS, encoded by the coding sequence ATGAGCTTATTTATAAAACTTATAGCGGCTACCCCTGATGCTGACAGGGTGGTCGCCGCGGCGGCGAAATTATGCTACAGCGCGTCGGGCGCTGCGGAAATTTTTGACGGGCTCGATTCCGCTAAGATTTCGTCGTTTCTGTCCAAGCTGCGCGAAGCCGGCCATTTTTCGCCCTTCGAGCATGCCTCTTTCACATTCGCGATCGAAGGCGTGAGCCGCGTCGCGACGCACCAGCTCGTGCGCCACAGGGTCGCGAGCTATTCGCAGCAGAGCCAGCGCTACGTAGGCATGAAAGGCAACGGCTGCGTGGTGCCGCCGTCCGTCTCGGCGGACGCGGAGGCGCTCAAGGTGTTCGTGGAGCAGGCCGAAGCGGCCGGGCTCGCCTATGAAAAACTGCTCTCCCTGGGAATCCCGAAGGAGGACGCGCGCTTCATACTGCCGCACGGCGGAGAGACGCGCATAGTCGTCACGATGAACGCGCGCGAGCTGCATCACTTTTTCGCGCTGAGGCTCTGTCGCCGCGCCCAGTGGGAGATACAGGAGATGGCGCGCGGGATGCTGCGCGAGGCGCGCGCGGCCGCGCCCGTCATATTCGGCACGGCCGGCCCCGCCTGCGTCGCGGGCGCCTGCGGCGAGGCGCATCCCTGCGGCAAGCCTTACAGCGGCATGGAGGAGCTGCTTTCTTGA
- the rpmE gene encoding 50S ribosomal protein L31, which translates to MKKDIHPKYEVCKVTCACGNTFETKSTVGDIRVSVCSACHPFYTGKKGRVIEAGRLEKFRQKYAGVDYGQKAAKEKAE; encoded by the coding sequence ATGAAAAAGGACATTCACCCGAAATACGAGGTCTGCAAGGTGACCTGCGCGTGCGGCAATACATTTGAGACAAAGTCGACGGTAGGCGACATCAGGGTTTCAGTATGCAGCGCCTGCCATCCTTTCTACACCGGCAAAAAAGGGCGCGTGATAGAAGCCGGACGCCTTGAGAAGTTCCGCCAGAAGTACGCCGGCGTCGACTACGGGCAGAAGGCGGCAAAAGAGAAAGCCGAATAG
- a CDS encoding DUF1385 domain-containing protein, whose protein sequence is MIAAFALLNMMLFADGEAKRRIPVGGQAVIEGVLMRGSENWGLAVRDPKGKVVLQSWPASKWLKAAPWKYPVVRGFATMVEMMRVGMKALSISADISLGEEEKISPLEGALSIGAALLGVVVLFIALPMLLSEYLAAHFALSRFAANMIEGVARGAVFVAYVALISLWKDIARVFEYHGAEHKTINAFEHGERLEPERVAEYSRIHRRCGTSFLIVVIVVGILVFASIGKGGVLWRVGSRVALLPLVIGLSYEFIRGAAESESWGRYLIMPALLLQYITTRTPSRDQLEVAIAALGEALRPIEKDTASGGAKDGTDRQAEGN, encoded by the coding sequence TTGATCGCGGCGTTCGCGCTTCTCAACATGATGCTTTTCGCCGACGGCGAAGCAAAGAGGAGGATTCCTGTCGGCGGGCAGGCTGTGATAGAGGGCGTGCTGATGAGAGGCTCCGAGAATTGGGGGCTCGCGGTGCGCGACCCGAAGGGCAAGGTAGTCCTACAGTCGTGGCCGGCCTCGAAATGGCTTAAGGCCGCTCCGTGGAAATATCCCGTGGTCCGCGGCTTCGCTACGATGGTGGAGATGATGCGCGTAGGTATGAAGGCGCTTTCCATCTCGGCGGACATCAGCCTTGGAGAAGAGGAGAAAATATCGCCGCTGGAGGGCGCGCTGTCGATAGGGGCGGCGCTGCTCGGAGTCGTCGTTCTTTTTATCGCGCTGCCGATGCTGCTGTCGGAGTACCTTGCGGCGCATTTCGCGCTTTCGCGCTTCGCGGCGAACATGATCGAGGGCGTGGCGCGCGGCGCCGTCTTCGTCGCCTACGTCGCGCTCATATCTTTGTGGAAGGACATCGCGCGCGTATTCGAGTACCACGGCGCGGAGCATAAGACGATAAACGCCTTCGAACACGGCGAACGGCTGGAACCGGAGCGCGTCGCGGAGTATTCGCGGATACACCGCCGCTGCGGCACGTCCTTCCTCATCGTCGTGATCGTCGTCGGCATTTTAGTCTTCGCATCGATAGGAAAGGGCGGCGTGCTGTGGCGCGTCGGAAGCCGCGTCGCGCTGCTGCCGCTCGTCATAGGGCTCTCTTATGAGTTCATACGCGGCGCGGCTGAGTCGGAGAGCTGGGGCAGATATTTGATAATGCCGGCCCTTCTGCTTCAATATATAACGACGCGCACGCCCTCCCGCGATCAGCTGGAGGTGGCGATAGCCGCGCTGGGCGAGGCGCTTCGCCCGATAGAAAAAGATACTGCGTCAGGTGGTGCAAAGGATGGAACTGATAGACAAGCTGAAGGAAATTGA
- a CDS encoding type II toxin-antitoxin system RelB/DinJ family antitoxin: MPSVNPIIQVRVNPEIKAAASEVADGIGIPLSTLINTFVTRLAWEGKVPFELIAPAVPNERVRAAIAELEDGKGTRCATIEEMYKTAGIEK; this comes from the coding sequence ATGCCATCAGTAAATCCGATAATACAAGTGCGTGTAAATCCTGAAATAAAGGCCGCGGCCTCAGAAGTTGCGGATGGTATAGGAATTCCGCTTTCAACGCTGATAAACACCTTTGTAACACGGTTGGCATGGGAGGGGAAAGTGCCGTTTGAACTTATAGCTCCGGCCGTTCCAAACGAACGCGTACGCGCGGCGATAGCCGAGCTCGAAGATGGAAAGGGGACTCGTTGCGCCACCATCGAAGAAATGTACAAAACAGCCGGAATAGAAAAATGA
- a CDS encoding TonB-dependent receptor plug domain-containing protein, producing MRIYLFITALCLFLCAGAAAADNAVSLPEEKVTADAEREEKLLLSPGTVTVIKPQEMKGEQKNLPELLKQVPGLHVIETKGRGAYTTASVRGSSSSQVAVYVDGVLMNLGSEPAVDLSTIPVENVERIEVYRGYIPARFGGASMGGVINIVTVKPKKAGCSAAAGVGSFGRLTGGLTYHSPLGEGAFMGSVNFDRTDGDFEYWNDNNTPYTPDDDYKAKRQNSGYKNSNLLLKWNGDKWKIEGGWKRNDRELPYSAPGADKFDSVPGAAQVTDQWNAIVMRQDRLGDLDYGLRLEYLHQTKDYDDPENKIGGWGEQHNRYETKRFGAAVDGSLPLGDSHLVEFLWNYYNEELHTMGDVVKKFGGRERHTRNSWNGQIQDTISLNKAGDLWFTPIVRWNAAEGVTEFSWGAALTKKFYRGWTLKLTGGTYNRAPNLYELYGDGAFIVPNRELEWEDGTQYDAGVSWEGEISKAQVRAELTYFYRKSNNLIDYLMVNPRYAQYVNIGEAKISGVELEATVKRDKWDIYLSATWMNPKNKTPGYMYDDPLPNRPEFEGLLRVSRKIFKDDRAKLFAELHHIGKNYYDMQGEVGWDDLTTLGLGVHWQIRDGLKLVFGVDDVFNSGPDVMIFAVGNGPERVLWYPIQGRTFYAALLWTF from the coding sequence ATGAGGATATATCTTTTTATTACAGCGCTGTGCCTCTTCCTCTGCGCGGGGGCCGCCGCTGCGGACAATGCAGTGAGCTTGCCTGAGGAGAAGGTCACCGCCGACGCAGAGCGGGAGGAGAAGCTGCTCCTCTCTCCGGGCACCGTCACCGTCATCAAGCCGCAGGAAATGAAGGGGGAACAGAAGAACCTTCCCGAACTGCTCAAACAGGTGCCGGGGCTGCACGTTATCGAAACAAAAGGGCGCGGCGCCTACACAACGGCCTCGGTGCGCGGCAGCAGCTCCTCGCAGGTAGCCGTTTATGTAGACGGAGTGCTGATGAACCTTGGCAGTGAACCGGCAGTCGACCTTTCCACTATCCCTGTGGAAAACGTCGAAAGGATAGAAGTCTACCGCGGCTATATTCCCGCCCGCTTTGGCGGGGCCTCGATGGGCGGCGTCATCAACATCGTCACGGTGAAGCCGAAGAAGGCCGGCTGCTCCGCCGCAGCCGGCGTCGGCTCCTTCGGTAGATTAACGGGCGGCCTGACATATCACTCGCCGTTGGGCGAGGGGGCTTTTATGGGCTCCGTCAATTTCGACCGCACGGACGGCGATTTTGAGTATTGGAACGACAATAACACGCCTTACACCCCCGACGACGACTATAAGGCGAAGAGGCAGAACAGCGGCTATAAAAATTCTAATCTTCTGCTAAAGTGGAACGGCGATAAGTGGAAGATAGAGGGCGGCTGGAAACGCAACGACAGAGAGCTGCCCTATTCGGCCCCAGGCGCGGACAAGTTCGACAGCGTGCCCGGCGCCGCACAGGTAACGGACCAGTGGAACGCCATCGTTATGCGACAGGACAGGCTTGGCGATCTTGACTACGGCCTGCGTCTGGAATACCTGCATCAGACGAAGGATTATGACGACCCGGAGAATAAGATCGGAGGCTGGGGCGAGCAGCACAACAGATATGAGACAAAGCGTTTCGGCGCGGCCGTCGACGGTTCGCTGCCGCTGGGCGATAGCCATTTGGTCGAGTTTCTGTGGAATTATTACAACGAAGAACTCCATACGATGGGAGATGTCGTTAAGAAATTCGGCGGGCGAGAGCGCCACACGCGCAATTCGTGGAACGGGCAGATACAGGATACTATCAGCCTCAACAAAGCCGGCGACTTATGGTTCACGCCGATCGTAAGGTGGAATGCCGCAGAAGGAGTCACGGAATTTTCCTGGGGCGCGGCGCTGACGAAAAAGTTTTACAGAGGCTGGACGCTGAAGCTGACCGGAGGTACTTATAACCGTGCGCCCAATCTTTATGAGCTTTACGGAGACGGAGCGTTCATAGTCCCCAATAGAGAGCTTGAGTGGGAGGACGGCACGCAGTATGACGCCGGCGTGAGCTGGGAAGGAGAAATATCCAAGGCGCAGGTCAGGGCCGAGCTGACTTATTTCTACCGCAAGTCAAATAATCTCATCGACTATCTGATGGTCAACCCCAGATACGCGCAGTACGTGAATATCGGAGAGGCGAAGATATCCGGCGTGGAACTGGAAGCGACGGTAAAGCGCGACAAGTGGGATATTTATCTCTCCGCGACTTGGATGAATCCTAAGAATAAGACGCCGGGATACATGTACGACGATCCGTTGCCCAACCGCCCCGAGTTTGAGGGATTGCTGCGCGTGAGCAGAAAAATTTTTAAGGACGACCGCGCGAAGCTCTTTGCCGAGCTGCACCATATAGGCAAGAACTATTACGATATGCAGGGAGAAGTTGGCTGGGACGATCTGACGACTTTGGGTCTCGGCGTGCACTGGCAGATACGCGACGGCCTCAAGCTGGTCTTCGGCGTTGACGATGTTTTCAACTCCGGCCCAGACGTGATGATTTTCGCCGTCGGCAACGGTCCGGAAAGAGTTCTCTGGTACCCGATACAGGGCAGGACATTTTACGCCGCCCTGCTTTGGACTTTCTAA
- a CDS encoding Ig-like domain-containing protein, producing the protein MNVRTLLKTKRAVAAQLALLILLVFAAAVYADSWTPDTRWYDDYKNERGTKEKPFLISTPEELAGLAKLTNRVGNWFDPSIYFKDKHILLTRNIDLQGKEWAPIGWKIDYKSVQSGFSVIPNYKGFDGTFDGGGHTISGLSIVTCENLYVHNDTQSETAGLFGYLDNEGTVKNLVVKGSVDASKCEGVGGVAGWADGLIENCATDVAVFATSSKRGYAGGIAGLNGNPRGDGTGPVTDGIKAMIRNCVVFGPVASVPISYAYAGGVVGFSSWYHGEVRNCVVMSNSIISGMDAGGIFGGFNSNITADSVSVAAKISGAAGYTGGVVGAFGYDYQNCYWLKMTDDQPLNGNASMGHYEYGRVTDESKLPVAAAIFDAADFGTIKPGEEREVHIISYPPQADASGLKYTWHADGAKLQIISGQGSKTIKVKALATADDISYAALSADIKGLLGHTDTGSGQPKDRYISNFETSVTLEATLKVAKGNIPVEAVIAYGDRSELTEGETRTLGVAVLPSDADDTSVAWSLSALSGEALSDDVLLERREDGTLRVTLRKGHDKAYGYTFTVATADGGFKDSITLEGEQIKDVDISGIIPAGSVVPTYAEALKVVGATSDMLVDIAAACGADISAFRTNSKGVAFLSSALLGAAVDYAASLDKAEITQIKPLPVMQMTTRQPNKLAVAALVVSGDLLMADTPQKAALVCTRPDGTGEFFAYAEDQDAFGDKRFTLQTMDDRMMAPEDEIDPDASYKLALYIQDNGGFDLNPAECGIISSIAVVRLAEAPQPPASSSGSSGGCNAAGYMGIMLLAAIPLVTHAAKRRSRNNSGA; encoded by the coding sequence ATGAACGTAAGGACTCTCTTAAAAACAAAACGGGCCGTCGCGGCGCAGCTAGCGCTGCTGATACTCTTAGTCTTCGCCGCCGCCGTGTACGCCGACTCGTGGACGCCGGACACCAGGTGGTATGACGACTACAAAAACGAACGCGGCACCAAGGAAAAGCCTTTCCTCATCTCGACGCCGGAGGAGCTCGCCGGGCTTGCGAAGCTGACGAACAGGGTCGGCAACTGGTTTGACCCAAGTATCTATTTTAAGGATAAACACATCTTGCTAACGCGCAACATCGACCTCCAGGGGAAAGAGTGGGCGCCGATAGGGTGGAAGATCGACTATAAGTCAGTTCAAAGCGGGTTTAGTGTAATTCCAAATTATAAAGGTTTCGACGGCACCTTCGACGGCGGTGGCCATACCATATCCGGCCTTTCTATAGTCACCTGCGAGAATCTCTACGTGCATAACGATACGCAGAGCGAAACGGCGGGGCTCTTCGGCTATCTGGACAACGAAGGTACGGTCAAAAACCTTGTCGTCAAGGGGAGCGTCGATGCCTCCAAATGCGAAGGCGTCGGAGGCGTCGCCGGTTGGGCCGACGGCTTGATCGAAAACTGCGCCACCGATGTGGCGGTATTCGCCACCAGCTCTAAGAGGGGCTACGCCGGAGGCATCGCCGGGCTCAACGGCAACCCAAGGGGTGACGGTACCGGACCTGTGACGGATGGCATCAAGGCTATGATACGCAACTGCGTCGTCTTCGGCCCAGTAGCTTCGGTTCCGATAAGTTATGCTTACGCAGGCGGTGTAGTTGGCTTCTCATCGTGGTACCACGGCGAAGTCCGCAACTGCGTCGTAATGTCCAACTCGATAATCTCCGGCATGGACGCCGGCGGCATTTTCGGAGGCTTCAACAGCAACATCACGGCAGATTCCGTGTCGGTAGCCGCTAAGATCAGTGGCGCCGCAGGCTACACCGGCGGCGTAGTCGGCGCCTTCGGTTATGATTATCAGAACTGCTACTGGCTCAAGATGACGGACGATCAGCCGCTGAACGGCAACGCATCTATGGGGCACTACGAATACGGCAGGGTGACGGACGAAAGCAAGCTGCCGGTGGCCGCCGCGATATTCGACGCAGCCGACTTCGGCACGATCAAGCCCGGCGAAGAGCGCGAGGTACACATCATCTCCTATCCGCCGCAGGCCGACGCCTCGGGGCTCAAATATACCTGGCACGCGGACGGGGCTAAGCTCCAAATAATAAGCGGGCAGGGCTCGAAAACGATTAAGGTCAAGGCCCTCGCTACAGCGGATGATATCTCCTACGCGGCGCTCTCCGCCGATATAAAAGGCCTTCTCGGCCATACGGACACAGGTTCCGGCCAGCCGAAGGACAGATATATATCGAACTTTGAAACCTCCGTGACGCTTGAAGCGACGCTTAAAGTAGCTAAAGGCAACATCCCGGTGGAAGCCGTTATTGCCTACGGCGACAGATCTGAGCTGACGGAGGGGGAGACGCGTACCCTCGGCGTCGCCGTGCTTCCCTCCGACGCAGACGACACGAGCGTCGCCTGGAGCCTTTCCGCGCTGTCCGGCGAGGCCCTCTCCGACGACGTGCTCTTGGAGCGTAGGGAAGACGGAACTCTTCGGGTTACGCTGAGGAAGGGACACGATAAGGCCTACGGGTACACCTTCACTGTTGCGACTGCCGACGGAGGATTCAAGGATTCCATCACGCTTGAAGGTGAGCAGATCAAGGATGTGGACATCTCCGGCATCATTCCGGCCGGCAGCGTAGTCCCGACCTACGCGGAGGCGTTGAAAGTAGTGGGCGCGACCTCGGATATGCTCGTCGATATCGCCGCCGCCTGCGGCGCCGACATATCGGCGTTCAGAACCAATTCAAAGGGCGTCGCCTTCCTCAGTTCAGCGCTGCTCGGAGCCGCGGTCGACTACGCCGCCTCGCTGGACAAGGCGGAGATAACGCAGATAAAGCCGCTGCCCGTCATGCAGATGACCACACGGCAGCCGAACAAGCTCGCTGTGGCGGCTTTAGTAGTCAGCGGCGACCTGCTGATGGCCGATACGCCGCAAAAGGCGGCGCTCGTCTGCACGCGTCCGGACGGCACAGGGGAGTTCTTCGCCTACGCCGAAGATCAGGACGCCTTCGGCGACAAGCGTTTCACGTTGCAGACGATGGACGACAGGATGATGGCCCCCGAGGATGAAATCGACCCGGACGCTTCCTACAAACTGGCGCTTTACATCCAGGACAACGGTGGCTTTGACCTCAACCCGGCGGAGTGCGGCATCATCAGTTCGATCGCCGTCGTCAGGTTGGCGGAAGCCCCGCAGCCCCCAGCATCGTCTAGCGGCTCCTCCGGGGGCTGCAATGCCGCCGGGTACATGGGAATTATGCTGCTGGCGGCGATCCCCCTCGTCACACACGCGGCAAAGAGAAGGTCACGAAATAATTCTGGGGCATAG